From Alphaproteobacteria bacterium, a single genomic window includes:
- a CDS encoding sarcosine oxidase subunit gamma yields the protein MAELFLAAQSAPPDDTARVFVQSVPLVGQVAVRGRPEDGAFRAAVRAATGLDLPLAVGGVAEAGDYRALWLGPDHWLVVTAAGEGPALVARLQPAFAGLFAAAVDVSGARTRLRLIGPAAADVLASGCRLDLGPDAFGAGQAVQAPVGNVTAIVHCLTAEPPGERLCYDLYVPRSQALSFWRWLEQAGRPWGLGVRA from the coding sequence TTGGCCGAGCTGTTTCTGGCCGCCCAGTCGGCGCCTCCGGACGATACCGCCCGGGTGTTCGTGCAGTCGGTGCCCTTGGTCGGGCAGGTCGCGGTGCGCGGACGGCCGGAGGATGGCGCCTTCCGCGCGGCCGTGCGGGCCGCCACCGGCCTGGACCTGCCGCTTGCGGTGGGCGGCGTGGCGGAGGCGGGAGACTATCGCGCGCTCTGGCTCGGCCCCGACCACTGGCTGGTGGTGACCGCGGCCGGCGAGGGGCCGGCGCTGGTGGCGCGGCTGCAACCGGCGTTCGCGGGCCTGTTTGCGGCGGCCGTGGATGTCTCCGGCGCGCGCACGCGGCTGCGCCTGATCGGGCCGGCGGCGGCGGACGTGCTGGCGAGCGGTTGCCGGCTCGACCTCGGTCCGGATGCCTTCGGGGCGGGACAGGCGGTGCAGGCGCCGGTGGGGAATGTCACCGCCATTGTCCATTGCCTGACCGCGGAGCCGCCGGGCGAGAGGCTCTGTTACGACCTCTACGTGCCCCGCAGCCAGGCACTGTCGTTCTGGCGCTGGCTGGAACAGGCCGGCCGGCCCTGGGGGCTGGGTGTGCGGGCCTGA
- a CDS encoding sarcosine oxidase subunit delta: MLMIPCPWCGPRDETEFVYGEAALERPADPHALSDADWTDYLYFRDNPKGAHREFWFHRAGCHRWFVLERNTVTHAIAGAWPPGAAPPREGGEA; encoded by the coding sequence ATGCTGATGATCCCCTGCCCCTGGTGCGGCCCGCGCGACGAGACCGAGTTCGTCTATGGCGAGGCCGCGCTCGAACGCCCGGCCGATCCGCACGCCCTTAGCGATGCGGACTGGACCGACTATCTCTATTTCCGCGACAACCCGAAGGGCGCCCATCGCGAATTCTGGTTCCACCGCGCCGGCTGTCACCGCTGGTTCGTGCTGGAGCGCAACACCGTCACCCACGCCATCGCCGGCGCCTGGCCGCCCGGCGCCGCGCCGCCGCGCGAAGGGGGGGAGGCATGA
- a CDS encoding sarcosine oxidase subunit alpha family protein, whose translation MTRQFWRTAAGGHGIDRGEPRSFTFNQFRLEGYAGDTIASALLANGVRLVGRSFKYHRPRGVFGIGAEEPNALLRIGTGARAEPNTRATVQELYPDLTAATQNHWPSLQFDLGALVNAAGGLFPAGFYYKTFITDPKRWLRYEAHIRRMAGLGAPPEGPDPDRYAHTNAHPDLLIAGGGPAGLAAALAAGEAGAKVILADENPVLGGQLLLAPQRVDGLPGHEWAARAEARLRALPNVRVLTRTTVAGVYEHGWFTLVERCTDHLAEPDPNAPRQRFWTVRARDAVFATGAIERPIAFADNDKPGVMLLSAVRGYLARYGVLAGRTAVLFANNDSVYATARELLAAGMRIEAVVDPRPVVSEAAAGAGAEGLHVLTGHAVTVARGWRGVRAAAVAPIGPDGRLSGASRLLTCDLIAVSGGWNPAVHLHAQSRGSLTFREDLAAFVPQSDGAPYRSAGACAGACDLAGCLRDGSAAGAAAARALGFAGTEEPPVPPAEGDPVGQQPPLWAVPARKGARCFVDFQNDVTTKDIGLARRENYASVEHLKRYTTLGMGTDQGKTSNVAGLALLAEKRGEPIPAVGTTTFRPPYTPFAFNAMAAGQWGEVGHPVRRTAAHDWHAANGAVWTDAAGWARPLYYAQEGLSAQQRIDEEALAVRHAVGLIDVSTLGKVDVQGPDAAEFLDRVYVNRFSNLKVGRGRYGVMLREDGRVYDDGVTMRLGPDHFHMTTTTNHAGGVLQLLEYLLQVVWPELRVFVTPVTEQWFAAAISGPNARALLADLAPEVDVSNAALPMMALAEGLVGGVPARIFRLSFSGEVAYEINVDADYGLALWNAILATGAAHDLKVYGTEAMATLRIEKGHFTHAEADGRVTLDDLGLGALVSGAKDCIGKRSLTLPDLVAPGRKQLVGLVAEAGERIPVGAQLGRLDDLVAVQDSQGHTTSWAYSPTLERYIALALLKDGRARHGERLYALSPVMSERAAVTVTAPCFYDPEGGRQRG comes from the coding sequence ATGACCCGGCAGTTCTGGCGCACGGCGGCGGGCGGGCACGGCATCGACCGGGGCGAGCCGCGCTCCTTCACCTTCAACCAGTTCCGGCTGGAGGGCTATGCCGGCGACACCATCGCTTCGGCCCTGCTGGCGAACGGGGTGCGGCTGGTCGGTCGCTCGTTCAAATACCACCGGCCGCGGGGGGTGTTCGGCATCGGGGCGGAGGAGCCGAACGCGCTGCTGCGCATCGGCACCGGTGCCAGGGCCGAGCCGAACACGCGGGCGACGGTGCAGGAACTCTATCCGGACCTGACGGCCGCCACCCAGAACCACTGGCCCTCGCTGCAATTCGACCTGGGAGCGCTGGTGAACGCGGCGGGCGGGCTGTTTCCGGCCGGCTTCTATTACAAGACCTTCATCACCGACCCGAAGCGTTGGCTTCGGTACGAGGCGCACATCCGCCGCATGGCCGGTCTGGGCGCGCCGCCGGAGGGGCCGGACCCGGACCGCTACGCCCACACCAACGCCCACCCGGACCTGCTGATCGCCGGCGGCGGCCCGGCCGGGCTTGCCGCCGCGCTGGCGGCGGGCGAGGCCGGGGCGAAGGTGATCCTGGCCGACGAGAACCCCGTGCTGGGCGGGCAGTTGCTGCTGGCGCCGCAGCGGGTGGACGGCCTGCCGGGCCATGAATGGGCAGCCCGGGCCGAGGCGCGTCTGCGCGCCCTGCCGAATGTGCGGGTGCTGACCCGGACCACGGTTGCGGGTGTCTATGAACACGGTTGGTTCACCCTGGTGGAACGCTGCACCGACCATCTGGCCGAGCCCGACCCCAACGCGCCGCGCCAGCGCTTCTGGACCGTGCGGGCGCGCGACGCGGTGTTCGCGACCGGGGCCATCGAACGCCCCATCGCCTTTGCGGACAACGACAAACCGGGGGTGATGCTGCTCTCGGCCGTGCGCGGTTATCTGGCGCGCTATGGCGTGCTGGCCGGGCGCACGGCGGTGCTGTTCGCGAACAATGACAGCGTCTATGCCACCGCCCGCGAGTTGCTGGCCGCCGGCATGCGGATCGAGGCGGTGGTCGACCCGCGGCCCGTCGTCAGCGAGGCGGCGGCCGGGGCCGGTGCAGAGGGACTGCACGTGCTCACGGGGCACGCGGTGACGGTGGCGCGGGGCTGGCGCGGCGTGCGCGCGGCGGCGGTGGCGCCCATCGGCCCGGACGGCCGCCTCTCCGGCGCGAGCCGGCTTCTGACCTGCGACCTGATCGCGGTCTCCGGCGGCTGGAACCCGGCGGTGCACCTGCACGCCCAAAGCCGCGGCAGCCTGACCTTCCGCGAGGACCTGGCGGCGTTCGTGCCGCAATCGGACGGGGCGCCCTATCGCAGCGCCGGCGCCTGTGCCGGCGCCTGTGACCTGGCCGGCTGCCTGCGGGACGGCTCTGCGGCGGGGGCCGCCGCGGCGCGAGCCCTGGGTTTCGCCGGCACGGAAGAGCCGCCGGTGCCGCCGGCCGAAGGCGACCCGGTGGGGCAACAACCGCCACTCTGGGCCGTGCCGGCGCGCAAGGGCGCGCGCTGCTTCGTCGATTTCCAGAACGACGTCACCACCAAGGATATCGGCCTCGCCCGGCGCGAGAATTATGCAAGCGTCGAGCATCTGAAGCGCTACACCACGCTGGGCATGGGCACGGACCAGGGCAAGACCTCGAACGTCGCCGGTCTGGCGCTGCTGGCGGAAAAGCGCGGCGAGCCGATCCCGGCAGTCGGCACCACCACCTTCCGCCCGCCCTACACGCCCTTTGCCTTCAACGCCATGGCCGCCGGCCAGTGGGGCGAGGTCGGCCACCCGGTGCGCCGCACCGCTGCCCATGACTGGCACGCCGCCAATGGCGCGGTCTGGACCGATGCCGCCGGCTGGGCACGGCCGCTCTATTATGCGCAGGAGGGCCTTTCCGCCCAGCAGCGCATCGACGAGGAGGCGCTGGCGGTGCGCCATGCGGTGGGGCTGATCGACGTCTCGACGCTGGGCAAGGTGGACGTGCAGGGGCCGGATGCGGCCGAGTTTCTGGACCGGGTCTATGTCAATCGCTTCTCCAACCTGAAGGTCGGGCGCGGGCGCTATGGCGTCATGCTGCGCGAGGACGGGCGGGTTTATGACGACGGCGTCACCATGCGGCTGGGGCCGGACCATTTCCACATGACCACCACCACCAACCATGCGGGCGGCGTGCTCCAGTTGCTGGAATATCTGTTGCAGGTGGTCTGGCCGGAGTTGCGGGTGTTCGTCACGCCGGTGACCGAGCAGTGGTTCGCCGCGGCGATTTCCGGCCCGAACGCGCGGGCGCTGCTGGCCGATTTGGCGCCGGAGGTCGATGTCTCGAACGCGGCGCTGCCGATGATGGCCCTGGCCGAAGGGCTGGTGGGCGGCGTGCCGGCCCGCATCTTCCGGCTGTCGTTTTCGGGTGAGGTCGCCTACGAGATCAACGTCGATGCCGACTATGGCCTGGCCCTTTGGAACGCCATTCTGGCCACCGGCGCGGCGCACGACCTGAAGGTCTATGGCACCGAGGCCATGGCCACGCTGCGCATCGAAAAGGGCCATTTCACCCATGCGGAGGCGGATGGTCGGGTGACGCTGGACGATCTGGGCCTGGGCGCGTTGGTGAGCGGGGCCAAGGATTGCATCGGCAAGCGCTCGCTCACCCTGCCGGACCTGGTCGCGCCGGGCCGCAAGCAACTGGTCGGCTTGGTCGCCGAGGCGGGAGAGCGCATTCCCGTCGGCGCGCAACTGGGGCGGCTCGACGACCTGGTAGCGGTGCAGGACAGCCAGGGACACACCACGTCCTGGGCCTATAGCCCGACGCTGGAACGGTATATCGCGCTGGCCTTGCTGAAGGACGGTCGCGCACGGCACGGCGAGCGGCTCTACGCGCTCTCGCCGGTCATGAGCGAGCGGGCGGCGGTCACGGTGACGGCGCCCTGCTTCTACGACCCGGAGGGAGGGCGGCAGCGTGGATGA
- the lexA gene encoding transcriptional repressor LexA: MLTRKQTDLLLYINRRLQDDGISPSFDEMRDALGLKSKSGIHRLISGLEERGFIRRLPHRARALEVMRLPESAAVSSTAPKPVIAPVTSAVGRPPPPVANDVELPLYGRIAAGTPIEALRDPDTTVRVPMGMVGRGRHYALEVAGDSMVNAGILDGDTVIIQDGAQHQPGEIVVALVDREEVTLKYLHQRGAMVALEAANPRYETRLLEPDRVQVQGRLVGLLRFY; encoded by the coding sequence ATGCTAACACGCAAACAAACCGATCTGCTGCTCTACATCAACCGTCGATTGCAAGACGATGGCATTTCCCCCTCGTTCGACGAGATGCGCGACGCTCTCGGCCTCAAGTCCAAGTCCGGCATTCACCGCCTGATCAGCGGGCTGGAGGAGCGGGGCTTCATCCGCCGCCTGCCGCACCGGGCGCGGGCGCTGGAAGTGATGCGCCTGCCGGAATCCGCCGCGGTCAGTTCCACCGCGCCCAAGCCCGTGATCGCCCCGGTCACGTCCGCCGTCGGTCGGCCGCCACCGCCCGTCGCCAACGATGTGGAATTGCCGCTCTATGGCCGCATCGCCGCCGGCACCCCGATCGAGGCGCTGCGCGACCCGGACACCACCGTGCGCGTGCCCATGGGCATGGTCGGCCGCGGCCGCCATTACGCGCTGGAGGTTGCGGGTGATTCCATGGTCAATGCCGGCATTCTCGACGGCGACACGGTCATCATCCAGGACGGCGCCCAGCACCAGCCGGGCGAAATCGTCGTCGCCCTGGTGGATCGGGAAGAGGTCACGCTGAAATACCTGCACCAGCGCGGCGCCATGGTCGCCCTGGAAGCCGCCAACCCGCGCTACGAAACCCGCCTGCTGGAGCCGGACCGGGTTCAGGTGCAAGGCCGCCTGGTCGGCCTGCTCCGCTTCTACTGA
- a CDS encoding molybdopterin molybdotransferase MoeA: MIPVEEAQARVVAGVSVLPAETVALTDAAGRILAGPLAARRTQPPFAASAMDGYAVRAADIARVPVTLTQVGAVAAGGIYEPNLQAGQCVRIFTGAPLPAGADTVVIQEDTEANGDQILIREAEPKGRHVRAAGLDFGAGDLRLAAGTALSPRQLALAAAMDYPWLSVIRRPRVAILATGDEIVFPGEPIAPSQIVASTSTALAGFVRALGGEPVLLGVAHDTVASLREAAAAARDADVLVTIGGASVGEHDLVQTALKQDGLAVDFWKIAMRPGKPLMVGTMGKSQVLGLPGNPVSSLVCAVLFLRPLLFALQGRAGGIPQPAHCRTGADLEPNGSRQDYMRARLDADGRVVPFARQDSSMLTALAEADALIVRPPNAPAATTNDPVPALLLDGLL, from the coding sequence ATGATTCCTGTCGAAGAAGCCCAGGCCCGCGTCGTCGCCGGCGTCTCCGTCCTGCCGGCCGAGACCGTGGCGCTGACCGATGCCGCCGGCCGCATCCTCGCCGGCCCGCTCGCCGCGCGCCGCACCCAGCCGCCCTTCGCCGCCAGCGCCATGGACGGCTATGCCGTGCGCGCAGCCGACATCGCGCGCGTGCCGGTGACGCTGACCCAGGTCGGCGCCGTCGCCGCCGGTGGCATCTACGAGCCGAACCTGCAGGCCGGCCAGTGCGTCCGCATCTTCACCGGCGCTCCGCTGCCGGCCGGCGCCGACACCGTGGTGATCCAGGAGGACACCGAGGCGAACGGCGACCAGATCCTGATCAGGGAAGCCGAGCCCAAGGGCCGCCATGTTCGTGCCGCCGGCCTGGACTTCGGCGCGGGCGACCTGCGGCTGGCTGCCGGCACCGCGCTCTCGCCCCGGCAACTGGCGCTGGCCGCGGCGATGGATTACCCCTGGCTTTCGGTGATTCGCCGCCCGCGCGTCGCGATTCTCGCGACCGGCGACGAAATCGTCTTTCCCGGCGAGCCGATCGCCCCTAGTCAGATCGTCGCGTCCACCAGCACGGCGCTGGCCGGCTTCGTGCGCGCCCTCGGCGGCGAGCCGGTGCTGCTGGGCGTCGCCCACGACACCGTCGCCTCGCTGCGCGAAGCCGCCGCGGCGGCCAGGGATGCGGACGTTCTCGTGACCATCGGCGGCGCCAGCGTCGGCGAGCACGACCTGGTGCAGACAGCGCTGAAGCAGGACGGTCTCGCCGTCGACTTCTGGAAGATTGCCATGCGCCCCGGCAAGCCGCTGATGGTCGGCACGATGGGCAAGAGCCAAGTGCTTGGTTTGCCGGGAAATCCGGTGAGTTCGCTGGTCTGCGCCGTGCTGTTCCTGCGCCCGCTGCTGTTCGCCCTGCAGGGCCGCGCCGGCGGCATTCCACAGCCGGCACACTGCCGGACCGGCGCCGATCTGGAACCGAATGGCAGCCGCCAGGATTATATGCGCGCGCGCCTCGATGCCGACGGTCGGGTGGTGCCGTTCGCCAGGCAGGACAGTTCCATGCTCACGGCGCTGGCCGAGGCGGACGCCCTGATCGTGCGTCCGCCGAACGCGCCGGCGGCAACCACAAATGATCCCGTTCCGGCCCTGTTGCTCGACGGGCTACTTTGA
- a CDS encoding sarcosine oxidase subunit beta family protein, which yields MSRRYSLWALARNALSHHENWPKAWRSPQPKPAYDALIIGGGGHGLAAAYYLARLHGVRRVAVLERGWIGGGNTGRNTTIVRSNYLMDENAPFYEHALKLWEGLSQDLNYNVMFSQRSVINTCHTPGEREATMRRYNAMRLRGIDAEFLGREDLARIEPAMNLSPDSRFPILCALAQPRGGSARHDAVAWGYARAADAQGVDIIQNCEVTGIDRDPATGAVTGVQTTRGAIRAHKIGIAVAGHSSQVAAMAGVRLPIESHLLQAFVSEPVKPFLNTVVSTGAAHFYISQTDKGEVLLGGEIDGYNSYSQRGTLPKVEEVVRNATEMFPRIGRLRFMRQWAGVMDMTMDGSPIIGKLPVPGLYMSGGWCYGGFKATPGSGWCLAWTMARDEPHPLNAGFTLERFRASHMIDEKGAGPFPKAH from the coding sequence ATGTCCCGCCGTTATTCCCTCTGGGCGCTGGCCCGCAATGCGCTCAGTCATCATGAGAACTGGCCCAAAGCCTGGCGCAGCCCGCAGCCGAAGCCAGCCTACGACGCCTTGATCATCGGCGGCGGCGGCCATGGCCTGGCCGCGGCGTATTACCTCGCCCGGCTGCACGGTGTGCGCCGTGTCGCCGTGTTGGAGCGCGGCTGGATCGGCGGCGGCAACACCGGCCGCAACACCACCATCGTCCGCTCCAACTATCTGATGGACGAGAACGCGCCCTTCTACGAGCACGCGCTGAAACTGTGGGAAGGGCTGTCGCAGGACCTGAACTACAACGTCATGTTCAGCCAGCGCAGCGTCATCAACACCTGCCACACGCCAGGCGAGCGCGAGGCGACCATGCGGCGCTACAACGCCATGCGCCTGCGCGGCATCGACGCGGAATTCCTCGGTCGCGAGGACTTGGCCCGAATCGAGCCGGCCATGAACCTGTCGCCCGACAGCCGCTTTCCGATCCTCTGCGCGCTGGCGCAGCCGCGCGGTGGCTCCGCCCGGCACGATGCGGTCGCCTGGGGCTATGCCCGCGCCGCCGATGCCCAGGGTGTCGACATCATCCAGAATTGCGAGGTGACCGGCATCGACCGTGATCCGGCCACCGGCGCCGTCACCGGCGTGCAGACGACGCGGGGCGCGATCCGGGCGCACAAGATCGGCATCGCCGTCGCCGGCCATTCCAGCCAGGTCGCGGCCATGGCCGGCGTGCGCCTGCCGATCGAAAGCCATTTGTTGCAGGCCTTCGTCAGCGAGCCCGTGAAGCCGTTCCTGAACACCGTGGTTTCCACCGGCGCGGCCCATTTCTACATCTCCCAGACCGACAAGGGCGAGGTGCTGCTGGGGGGCGAGATCGACGGCTACAACTCCTACAGCCAGCGCGGCACCTTGCCGAAGGTCGAGGAAGTGGTGCGCAACGCCACCGAGATGTTCCCGCGCATCGGGCGTCTGCGCTTCATGCGCCAATGGGCCGGCGTCATGGACATGACCATGGACGGCTCGCCCATCATCGGCAAACTGCCGGTGCCGGGCCTCTATATGAGCGGCGGCTGGTGCTATGGCGGCTTCAAGGCGACGCCGGGGTCCGGCTGGTGCCTCGCCTGGACCATGGCCAGGGACGAGCCGCACCCGCTCAACGCCGGCTTCACGCTGGAGCGGTTCCGCGCCAGCCACATGATCGACGAGAAGGGCGCCGGGCCCTTCCCGAAGGCGCACTAG